One region of Mangifera indica cultivar Alphonso chromosome 3, CATAS_Mindica_2.1, whole genome shotgun sequence genomic DNA includes:
- the LOC123211198 gene encoding histone-lysine N-methyltransferase family member SUVH9-like: MGSIVPFQDLNLLPSPVTPSAATTALLVPKIEPKSEPLDEPIETLQLECPQNHHEPLISSSTPTFFKNSENTPASQSSDQDNVYSEFFRISELFRTAFAKRMEQYGDVDVLDPDSRAIVPVNQENQLSKPVVSPRPKPSKRSSELVRVTDLNLEDERYFRDVVRRTRMVYDSLRIFAVDEDEKRRGEGQVKRARGDLIASSVMKDRGLWLNRDKRIVGSIPGVQIGDLFFFRMELCVVGLHGQAQAGIDYLPGSQSSNGEPIATSVIVSGGYEDDEDAGDVIIYTGHGGQDKFNKQCEHQKLEGGNLALERSMHYGIEVRVIRGIKYERSLSNKVYAYDGLYKIIDCWFDVGKSGFGVYKYKLVRIDGQPEMGSSILRFAESLRSKPTTLRPMGYLSLDISNKKENVPVLLFNDIDKDHDPLYYDYLVKTVFPPFVLNQGSNGSGCDCVLGCTDGCFCALKNGGEFAYNGNGSLVRGKPVIFECGVFCKCPPNCRNRVCQRGLRNRLEVFRSRETGWGVRSLGLIHAGSFICEYTGVVLTMEQAQIFAMNGDSLIYPNRFSSRWTEWGDLSQVFSDYMRPSYPSIPPLDFAMDVSRMRNVACYISHSPTPNVMVQFVLYDHNNLMFPHLMVFAMENIPPLRELSLDYGVADEWTGKLAICN; this comes from the coding sequence ATGGGTTCTATTGTTCCATTTCAAGACCTCAATCTCTTACCGTCGCCTGTTACTCCCTCCGCTGCCACTACTGCGCTCTTAGTCCCTAAAATCGAACCCAAGTCCGAACCATTGGACGAACCTATCGAGACGCTTCAGCTTGAATGCCCACAAAACCACCATGAGCCGCTCATTTCCAGTTCTACCCCTACATTCTTCAAGAATTCCGAAAATACCCCTGCCTCTCAGTCTTCTGATCAAGACAACGTCTACTCCGAGTTCTTCCGAATCTCCGAGCTCTTCCGCACAGCTTTCGCTAAAAGAATGGAACAATATGGCGACGTCGATGTCTTGGACCCTGATTCTCGCGCTATTGTGCCTGTAAACCAAGAGAACCAACTATCAAAGCCTGTTGTTTCGCCGCGTCCAAAACCTTCAAAACGATCCTCGGAGCTTGTCCGTGTTACGGATTTGAACCTCGAAGATGAGAGGTACTTTCGTGATGTTGTTAGAAGAACAAGAATGGTTTATGATTCTCTGCGCATTTTTGCCGTAGATGAAGACGAGAAAAGAAGGGGAGAAGGTCAGGTGAAGAGGGCACGTGGCGATTTAATCGCTTCTTCAGTGATGAAAGATCGCGGTTTGTGGCTTAATCGTGATAAAAGAATCGTGGGATCGATCCCTGGTGTTCAAATTGGTGACTTGTTCTTCTTTAGAATGGAGTTGTGTGTTGTTGGATTACATGGTCAGGCTCAAGCAGGGATTGATTACTTGCCTGGCAGTCAAAGCTCGAATGGAGAGCCTATTGCGACGAGTGTCATTGTTTCCGGCGGTTATGAAGACGATGAAGATGCAGGGGATGTTATAATTTACACTGGACATGGTGGgcaagataaatttaataagcAATGTGAACATCAGAAGTTGGAAGGAGGGAATCTTGCTTTGGAGAGGAGTATGCATTATGGGATTGAAGTAAGAGTCATAAGAGGCATCAAATATGAACGTAGTTTGAGTAATAAAGTGTATGCTTATGATGGTTTGTATAAAATCATTGATTGTTGGTTTGATGTGGGTAAGTCTGGTTTTGGTGTCTACAAGTATAAACTAGTGAGAATTGATGGGCAACCGGAAATGGGTAGTTCAATTTTGAGGTTTGCTGAGAGTCTTAGGAGTAAGCCAACAACATTAAGGCCGATGGGTTATCTTAGTCTAGACATATCGAACAAGAAGGAGAATGTGCCGGTGCTTTTGTTTAATGATATTGATAAGGATCATGATCCTTTGTATTATGATTACTTGGTGAAGACTGTGTTTCCTCCATTTGTGCTGAATCAAGGGAGTAATGGTTCTGGATGTGATTGTGTTTTGGGTTGTACTGATGGTTGTTTTTGTGctttgaagaatgggggtgagtTTGCTTATAATGGTAATGGTAGTCTTGTGAGAGGGAAGCCGGTAATATTTGAATGTGGGGTGTTTTGTAAGTGTCCGCCAAATTGTAGAAACCGTGTTTGTCAAAGAGGGTTGAGAAATAGATTGGAAGTGTTTAGGTCAAGGGAGACAGGTTGGGGAGTTAGGTCTTTGGGCTTGATACATGCTGGTTCTTTTATATGCGAATATACTGGGGTGGTTCTAACGATGGAGCAAGCACAAATTTTTGCTATGAATGGTGATAGTTTGATTTACCCAAATCGCTTTTCTTCAAGATGGACAGAGTGGGGGGATTTGTCTCAGGTATTTTCTGATTACATGCGCCCGTCTTATCCCTCTATACCACCTCTGGATTTTGCAATGGATGTATCAAGAATGCGAAATGTTGCTTGTTATATTAGTCACAGTCCAACACCAAATGTGATGGTTCAGTTTGTGTTGTATGATCACAATAACTTGATGTTCCCCCACCTTATGGTTTTCGCAATGGAGAACATCCCTCCTTTGAGAGAGCTAAGTCTTGATTATGGGGTGGCTGATGAGTGGACAGGGAAACTTGCTATTTGCAACTGA